Part of the Sulfuricurvum kujiense DSM 16994 genome, ATAAGGCAAGGGCACTAGAGATCAAAAAGATCGGAAAAGGGTAGATGAAAGAGGATATAAGCTTTTTTAGTTCAAACATAGCGTCAAAAATGACGGTTATGCTTTATTTTTTCGTGCGGCAATCTCACCCAAGAAGCTTTCCAAATCGTATTTGACACGGTATTGTGGGGTGAGGATGTGAACGAGAATATCGCCTAGATCGATAGCGACCCAGTCTCCGCTCTCATCAACATACAAAAACTGCTCTTCAGGCTTTAGCCCTTTTTTGAGATGATCGAGAAGTGCCAGCGTATGGCGTTCCCCTAATGATGAGGCGATAACAACGTAGTCAGCGAAGTAATCGCCACCTTGAAGATCGAATACTTCGATTGCTTCGGCTTTGTTTTGGTCTAAGATCGCGCTGATTTTTTCAATTCGTGGATTCACAGATGTTCCTTATAATAGGTAATAATTTTTTGTTCGATCTTCGGGTCCAATCCTAATGTGACATAGGAAGAACGAAAATCGGTTGAGCTGATCGGCACATGGGTAGTAAGCCGAATCATATTTTCCGGGATGGATATCCCATCCCGATCAGCAACAACCCAATGCACCATTGCATCGAGTTCATCAAAATTGTGCCAGTGAGACAGTTTTTCGAGATTGTCCGCTCCGATGATGAGGTAGAGTTCATCGCAAAACGGAGCGAAATGTTTAACGGTTTCAATCGTATAAACGCTGCGGTCATGAGCAATTTCAAAATCGCTGATAACTACTCTCTCGTAGGGTTTAAAAATCTCTTTCAGCCACTCGAAACGAACGGCACCGTCAACCGTGACGGAAGGCTTGAACGGATTTCGTGATGCCGGAACGACGATGAGTCTGTCTATCGGCAAAACACGTAAAGCTTCTTCTACAACAGCAACGTGTCCGGCATGCGGCGGATCGAAACTTCCGCCGTAGAGTGCAAGCTTCATAAGCCTTAACTTCTTTTAATCGAAATTATAACCGATTTTTGGTAAAATCATCCCCTATTTTGTGTTTGTAGGATTATGGTAATGGCGTTGAAGATTGCATTAAACGGATTCGGTCGCATAGGTCGCTGTGTTACCCGTCTTATCGCCATGCGCACCGATGTTGAGCTTGTCGCCATAAACGACATGGCTTCAGTCGAGATGATGCTTTACTTATTGCAAAATGATTCGGTACACGGCCAATTCGGAATCGATGCGGCGATAATAGGAGATGACTACCTGCAAATCGCCGGTCAAAAGGTACGGATTTTTTCTGAAAAGAACCCTGAGAATCTGGATTTTGCCTCACTGGGAGCGGATGTCGTTTTTGAGTGCAGCGGTTTGTTTCTAACGGGGGCCTTGACAAAACACCATTTGGAAAAAGGGGTGAAAAAAGTTATTTTGTCCGCCCCGACTCAGGACAGTGCGATCCCTACTTTTGTATTGGGAGTCAATGAGCATTTGTATGCGGGGGAAAATATTATTTCGAACGCATCGTGTACGACCAATTGCTTAGGACCGATTGCAAAAATCCTTGATGAAACATACGGCATCGAAAAAGGGCTGATGACGACGGTTCATGCCTATACCAACGGCCAGGCGATTATTGACTCGGCGCACGGAAGCGATATGAGACGTTCCCGTGCTGCGGCGCTTAATATGATCCCGACGACTACCGGTGCGGCAAAGGCTATCAGTCTGGTACTGCCGTCGTTAGAGGGCAAGCTGCACGGTCAAAGCGTACGGGTTCCGACAGCGGATGTGTCGATGGTCGATTTGAATGTTCTCATCAGCCGTTCTACTTCCAAAGAGGAACTGAGTAACCTTTTTAAATCGTATGCCGAGGGCAGTTTGAAGGGAATTTTGGAAGTAGATGAGCGTTATCGTGTTTCGCAGGATTTTGTCGGATCACCTTTCAGTGCCACAGTGGCAGATGACTTGATACAGGTCGTCGATGGAAATATGGTCAAAATCATGGCGTGGTATGATAATGAATGGGGTTATTCCAACCGTCTTATCGAAATGGCATTGTTTATTACAAAACAGTAAAAATAGTCTGAATTTAATTTTAATCTTACAGTAAGAAGGAAAAAAATG contains:
- the gap gene encoding type I glyceraldehyde-3-phosphate dehydrogenase, yielding MALKIALNGFGRIGRCVTRLIAMRTDVELVAINDMASVEMMLYLLQNDSVHGQFGIDAAIIGDDYLQIAGQKVRIFSEKNPENLDFASLGADVVFECSGLFLTGALTKHHLEKGVKKVILSAPTQDSAIPTFVLGVNEHLYAGENIISNASCTTNCLGPIAKILDETYGIEKGLMTTVHAYTNGQAIIDSAHGSDMRRSRAAALNMIPTTTGAAKAISLVLPSLEGKLHGQSVRVPTADVSMVDLNVLISRSTSKEELSNLFKSYAEGSLKGILEVDERYRVSQDFVGSPFSATVADDLIQVVDGNMVKIMAWYDNEWGYSNRLIEMALFITKQ
- the nadD gene encoding nicotinate (nicotinamide) nucleotide adenylyltransferase yields the protein MKLALYGGSFDPPHAGHVAVVEEALRVLPIDRLIVVPASRNPFKPSVTVDGAVRFEWLKEIFKPYERVVISDFEIAHDRSVYTIETVKHFAPFCDELYLIIGADNLEKLSHWHNFDELDAMVHWVVADRDGISIPENMIRLTTHVPISSTDFRSSYVTLGLDPKIEQKIITYYKEHL
- the rsfS gene encoding ribosome silencing factor codes for the protein MNPRIEKISAILDQNKAEAIEVFDLQGGDYFADYVVIASSLGERHTLALLDHLKKGLKPEEQFLYVDESGDWVAIDLGDILVHILTPQYRVKYDLESFLGEIAARKNKA